From the Lysobacter sp. FW306-1B-D06B genome, one window contains:
- a CDS encoding proline--tRNA ligase, translated as MRLSQFHLHTSKETPAEAEIVSHKLMLKAGMIRKLAAGLYTWSPLGLRVLRKVERAVREEMNAAGAIEVLMPAVQPKELWEETGRWEKFGGQLLKMQDRKEAWYCYGPTHEEVITDFARNELSSYKQLPVNFYQIQTKFRDEIRPRFGVMRAREFLMKDSYSFHVSDEDLGREYKNMYDTYGRIFTRLGLKFRAVSADSGAIGGAVSHEFQVLADSGEDAIFFSDGSDYAANVELAEAISPGPRAAAGEAMRKVDTPHQKTCEDVAALMGITLDRTVKSVAVMGSDAEGTAQFVLALVRGDHAVNEVKLGKIEGLAGYRLASEAEILEHLGSEPGFLGPVQPKKAIRIIADRSVAAMADFVVGANEKGFHLAGVNWGRDLPEADVVADIRNVLEGDPSPDGRGTLAIARGIEVGHVFQLGSKYAEALKLTVLDSNGKATTPVMGCYGIGVSRIVAAAIEQNHDENGIVWPEAMAPWQAVVCVINPKNDAAVAEAAQALYRDLNAAGIETALDDRGLRPGAMFADMELIGIPHRVVVSERGLAAGTFEYRHRLATEAENLDRAGVFAKFGK; from the coding sequence ATGCGCCTGTCGCAGTTCCACCTCCACACCAGCAAGGAAACCCCCGCCGAGGCCGAAATCGTCAGCCACAAGCTGATGCTCAAGGCCGGCATGATCCGCAAGCTCGCCGCCGGCCTGTACACCTGGTCGCCGCTGGGCCTGCGCGTGCTGCGCAAGGTCGAACGCGCCGTGCGCGAGGAAATGAACGCCGCGGGCGCGATCGAGGTGCTGATGCCGGCGGTGCAGCCCAAGGAACTGTGGGAAGAAACCGGCCGCTGGGAGAAGTTCGGCGGCCAGCTTTTGAAGATGCAGGACCGCAAGGAAGCCTGGTACTGCTACGGCCCCACGCACGAGGAAGTCATCACCGACTTCGCGCGCAACGAGCTGTCCAGCTACAAGCAGCTGCCGGTCAACTTCTACCAGATCCAGACCAAGTTCCGCGACGAGATCCGCCCGCGCTTCGGCGTGATGCGCGCACGCGAGTTCCTGATGAAGGACTCGTACTCCTTCCACGTCAGCGACGAGGACCTGGGCCGCGAGTACAAGAACATGTACGACACCTACGGCCGCATCTTCACGCGCCTGGGGCTGAAGTTCCGCGCGGTATCGGCCGACAGCGGCGCGATCGGCGGCGCGGTGTCGCACGAGTTCCAGGTGCTCGCCGATTCGGGCGAGGACGCGATCTTCTTCTCCGACGGTTCCGACTACGCCGCCAACGTCGAGCTGGCCGAAGCAATCTCGCCCGGCCCGCGCGCCGCGGCGGGCGAAGCGATGCGCAAGGTCGACACGCCGCACCAGAAGACCTGCGAGGACGTCGCCGCGCTGATGGGCATCACGCTCGATCGCACGGTCAAGTCGGTGGCCGTCATGGGCTCCGACGCCGAAGGCACCGCGCAGTTCGTGCTGGCGCTGGTGCGCGGCGACCACGCGGTCAACGAGGTCAAGCTGGGCAAGATCGAAGGCCTGGCCGGTTATCGCCTGGCGTCGGAAGCCGAGATCCTCGAACACCTCGGCAGCGAGCCCGGTTTCCTCGGCCCGGTGCAGCCGAAGAAGGCCATCCGCATCATCGCCGACCGCAGCGTCGCGGCGATGGCCGACTTCGTCGTCGGCGCGAACGAAAAGGGCTTCCACCTGGCCGGCGTGAACTGGGGCCGCGACCTGCCCGAAGCCGACGTCGTGGCCGACATCCGCAATGTCCTGGAAGGCGATCCCTCGCCCGACGGCCGCGGCACGCTGGCGATCGCGCGCGGCATCGAGGTGGGCCACGTGTTCCAGCTCGGCAGCAAGTACGCCGAAGCACTCAAGCTCACCGTGCTCGATTCCAACGGCAAGGCCACCACGCCGGTGATGGGCTGCTACGGCATCGGCGTGTCGCGGATAGTGGCAGCGGCGATCGAGCAGAACCACGACGAGAACGGCATCGTCTGGCCGGAGGCGATGGCGCCCTGGCAGGCGGTGGTGTGCGTGATCAACCCGAAGAACGACGCGGCCGTGGCCGAGGCCGCGCAGGCGCTCTATCGCGACCTCAATGCCGCCGGCATCGAGACCGCGCTGGACGACCGCGGCCTGCGCCCGGGCGCGATGTTCGCCGACATGGAATTGATCGGCATCCCGCACCGCGTCGTGGTTTCCGAACGCGGTCTGGCGGCGGGCACGTTCGAATACCGCCACCGCCTCGCCACCGAGGCGGAAAACCTCGACCGCGCGGGCGTGTTCGCGAAGTTCGGGAAGTAA
- a CDS encoding DUF4124 domain-containing protein → MSKTFRLLPGLVAGLSLLLATPAFAAKVYQWKDEKGVTHYSDAPPPGQDIKGRNLATKDGTAPAAQPAAKPVAANANCTNARSNLSVLQGGGQVGIDEDKDGKPDRSLNDSERANRTALAEAQIKTYCESTAVSSGS, encoded by the coding sequence ATGTCCAAGACGTTCCGCCTGTTGCCCGGCCTCGTGGCCGGCCTGAGCCTGCTCCTCGCCACCCCGGCCTTCGCTGCCAAGGTCTATCAGTGGAAGGACGAGAAGGGCGTCACCCACTACTCCGACGCACCGCCGCCGGGCCAGGACATCAAGGGTCGCAACCTCGCCACCAAGGACGGCACCGCGCCGGCCGCTCAGCCGGCAGCCAAGCCGGTGGCCGCCAATGCCAACTGCACCAACGCCCGCAGCAACCTGTCGGTGCTCCAGGGCGGTGGCCAGGTCGGCATCGACGAGGACAAGGACGGCAAGCCCGACCGCAGCCTCAACGACAGCGAACGCGCCAACCGCACCGCGCTGGCCGAAGCCCAGATCAAGACCTATTGCGAGAGCACGGCCGTCTCCAGCGGCAGCTGA
- a CDS encoding threonine/serine exporter family protein, with protein MSNPPPLSAASYAARINFVIELAERLHAYGTTAQRLEGAISAVAQRLRLECEPWSNPTGLILTFADPQRPPGESDTTRVIRLPPGENDLYRLAETDRIAEDVMAGRLGLAEAHAQMSALDRPPTRRFRAMQVAAYGLAATGIAGLLRLPWLDIGVAGVNGLLIGVLVQWSETHPRFKEALEAVTAMFAATVTLLVASFVAPLNQNTVIIASLIVLLPGMALTNAVNELTSQHLVSGTARFAGALTTVLKLAIGTVIALYLADLIGLHAQVRASRPQPEWVEWGALVLAAFAFAVLFRAHRRDYPKVMAAAASGYLISRYGGQAFGNPAGIFLAALVLTAAGNAYARWWNRPGAILRVPGIIMLVPGSVSLRGLLTLIQQQDIDAGQAALLAVLNILLALIAGLLFGNLLLPSRRNL; from the coding sequence ATGTCGAATCCGCCGCCCCTGAGCGCCGCCAGCTACGCCGCACGCATCAACTTCGTGATCGAGCTGGCCGAGCGCCTGCACGCCTACGGCACCACCGCGCAGCGCCTGGAGGGCGCGATCAGCGCGGTCGCGCAGCGCCTGCGGCTGGAGTGCGAACCCTGGTCGAACCCGACCGGCCTGATCCTCACCTTCGCCGATCCGCAACGTCCTCCGGGCGAGAGCGACACCACGCGCGTGATCCGTCTGCCGCCCGGCGAGAACGACCTGTACCGGCTGGCCGAAACCGATCGCATCGCCGAAGACGTGATGGCCGGCCGGCTGGGCCTTGCCGAGGCGCATGCGCAGATGAGCGCGCTCGACAGACCGCCGACGCGACGTTTCCGCGCCATGCAGGTGGCGGCCTACGGGCTGGCGGCGACCGGCATTGCCGGCCTGTTGCGACTGCCCTGGCTCGACATCGGCGTGGCCGGCGTCAACGGATTGCTGATCGGCGTGCTGGTGCAATGGTCGGAGACGCATCCGCGCTTCAAGGAAGCGCTGGAAGCGGTGACGGCGATGTTCGCCGCGACCGTGACCTTGCTGGTGGCTTCGTTCGTGGCACCGTTGAACCAGAACACGGTGATCATCGCCTCGCTGATCGTGCTGCTGCCCGGCATGGCGCTGACGAATGCGGTGAACGAACTCACCAGCCAGCACCTGGTGTCGGGCACGGCGCGATTCGCCGGTGCGTTGACGACGGTGCTCAAGCTCGCCATCGGCACGGTGATCGCGCTGTATCTGGCGGACCTGATCGGCCTGCATGCGCAGGTGCGCGCTTCGCGCCCGCAGCCGGAATGGGTGGAGTGGGGCGCGCTGGTACTGGCGGCGTTCGCCTTCGCGGTGCTGTTCCGCGCGCACCGGCGCGACTATCCCAAGGTGATGGCCGCCGCCGCCAGCGGATACCTCATCTCGCGTTACGGCGGGCAGGCGTTCGGCAATCCGGCGGGCATCTTCCTCGCGGCGCTGGTGCTGACGGCCGCCGGCAACGCCTACGCGCGCTGGTGGAACCGGCCCGGCGCGATCCTGCGCGTGCCCGGCATCATCATGCTGGTGCCCGGCAGCGTGAGCCTGCGCGGCTTGCTGACGCTGATCCAGCAGCAGGACATCGACGCCGGCCAGGCGGCATTGCTGGCTGTGCTTAACATCCTGCTGGCGCTCATCGCCGGCCTGCTGTTCGGCAACCTGCTGCTGCCGTCGCGGCGGAACCTCTGA
- the pssA gene encoding CDP-diacylglycerol--serine O-phosphatidyltransferase, whose amino-acid sequence MDDTQQPPRPRGRGIYLLPNLFTTGGLFAGFYAIIAATQGRFDDACIAVFVAGILDGLDGRVARLTNTQSEFGVQYDSLADLVSFGLAPALVMYHWALQEMRLDGAIPGKIGWVAAFLYAACAALRLARFNSQVGQVDKRWFIGLASPAAAGLVASFVWTCHDLGYSGEQLRYLALGVTITAGLLMVSRLRYFSFKGGGPRHDRVPFLAIVVVLAVVVGIAIDPPRVLLAIGALYALSGPGYAIFRRIRRPAVEAAP is encoded by the coding sequence ATGGACGACACGCAACAGCCCCCGCGACCGCGCGGCCGCGGGATCTACCTGCTGCCCAACCTGTTCACCACCGGCGGCCTGTTCGCCGGCTTCTACGCGATCATCGCCGCGACCCAGGGGCGGTTCGACGACGCCTGCATCGCGGTGTTCGTGGCGGGCATCCTCGACGGGCTGGACGGACGCGTGGCGCGCCTGACCAACACGCAGAGCGAGTTCGGCGTGCAGTACGACTCGCTGGCCGACCTGGTCAGCTTCGGCCTCGCCCCGGCGCTGGTGATGTACCACTGGGCCTTGCAGGAGATGCGGCTGGACGGCGCGATCCCCGGCAAGATCGGCTGGGTGGCGGCATTCCTCTACGCCGCGTGCGCCGCATTGCGGCTGGCGCGCTTCAACTCGCAGGTGGGGCAGGTCGACAAGCGCTGGTTCATCGGCCTGGCCAGTCCAGCCGCGGCGGGCCTGGTCGCCAGCTTCGTATGGACGTGCCACGACCTGGGCTACAGCGGCGAACAACTGCGCTACCTCGCGCTCGGCGTGACCATCACCGCCGGCCTGCTGATGGTCAGTCGCCTGCGTTACTTCAGCTTCAAGGGTGGCGGTCCGCGCCACGATCGCGTGCCGTTCCTCGCCATCGTCGTGGTGCTGGCGGTGGTCGTCGGCATCGCGATCGATCCGCCACGCGTGCTGCTGGCGATCGGTGCGCTGTATGCGTTGTCCGGGCCGGGTTATGCGATCTTCCGACGCATCCGCCGACCGGCCGTCGAGGCGGCGCCATGA
- the rimI gene encoding ribosomal protein S18-alanine N-acetyltransferase, translating to MNARASDANHRPLQGALRPMREDDLDAVHAVEIRAYEFPWTVGIFRDCLRADYPAWVMQHNGRIIGYFLMSIAADEAHVLNICIDPAFQGQGHGRQLLRALMHVARGRKAERVFLEVRPSNAGAIALYHSEGFNEIGRRPRYYPARDGREDAQVMAIELLPPEL from the coding sequence ATGAACGCGCGCGCCTCCGACGCGAACCACCGCCCGCTGCAAGGGGCGTTGCGACCGATGCGCGAGGACGACCTGGACGCGGTGCACGCGGTGGAGATCCGGGCGTACGAATTTCCGTGGACGGTCGGCATCTTCCGCGACTGCCTGCGCGCCGATTACCCGGCCTGGGTGATGCAGCACAACGGGCGCATCATCGGTTACTTCCTGATGAGCATCGCCGCCGACGAAGCGCACGTGCTCAACATCTGCATCGACCCGGCCTTCCAGGGCCAGGGGCACGGCCGCCAGCTGCTGCGTGCGCTCATGCACGTCGCGCGCGGCCGCAAGGCCGAACGCGTGTTCCTGGAAGTACGCCCCTCCAATGCCGGGGCGATCGCGCTCTATCACTCCGAAGGCTTCAACGAGATTGGCCGCCGCCCGCGCTACTACCCGGCGCGCGACGGCCGCGAGGATGCGCAGGTGATGGCCATCGAGCTGTTGCCGCCGGAGT